The Armatimonadota bacterium DNA segment CCAGCCGGAACCCTTTTGGCAGAGCCTGCGGCTGACGGATGGTAAAGGGCACCAGCGGTTGTGCCTCCTGCACACTGGCAAACACCCGCGAAGGGGGCAGTATGTCTTGTCTTCTCACCTGTGCGGGGAAACGAGGCATGAAACGCTCAGGGGGGATCACGGCGGGCAGGGTCAGGCGGACGTATTCCGTACGCATCCGCACCTCTCCGCGCGGGGTCAGCTCTTCCATGCGCAGTATCACACCGAACTCGCCGTCCACCCACCAGCGACGCAAAGGCTGTCCCTGCCGGGTCTTCGCCTCCAGAAGCACTGCCCTGCGTCCGGCAACCGACTCGATGCCCTTCACCTCCAGAATCATCTCCTTCTTGCGCAGCCGCTGGAGCAGCTCCCGTCGGCGTCGCAGCAGCAGCGGCTGATCCGAAGGCAAGATGTGCACTCTTTTCATCTGGGGCAGGTAGTGGAAGCGTCGCACACCGTCATCGATGAGCACCTCTCCACGCCGACGGGGCGGTTGCAGGTACTCCACCCGGTAGCGTATTCCCACCCGCAGGATGTGCTCTTCCACCGGGGGCAAGGGCACCGGCAGGAAGAACCGCGTGACCCGTACCCCATCCAGCGCAACCGTGCGCTCCGCGCGTTCCATGCGCTCCAGCCATTCGGCTGGCGTTTGCGCCCACGCGGACAACCCGCATCCCACGCCTATCACACAGGCGATGACAACCAGAGAGTATCTCATGGCGACGTCGGCTCCAGCCGCAGCACCCTCATTTGCGCTTCCCGGGTGAGCATCTGCAGCGAAGGGTCGGTGAAACCATCGCTGGAGGTGGCACCCACGTACTCCTGCACGATAGCCTGAGCGACCGTCGGCTCCTCAGACGACGGGGTGGGAACTGTGTCCGGGCGGAAGGTGTTCCACCACAGGGCAACCACGACCACTGCGACAGCGGTGGCGGCGAACGACCACCGCAGGACGAAGCGTGTCCACGAGCGACGGTGCAGGGAGGCACGTGCGTGGTCCCGAATGCGCCGTGCAAGATGGGCGGGTGCCCGTTCGCGCTCCAGCTGTGTCACCATCTGTTTCATCCAGAGCTGGTCGCGCACTGCCTTGGCGCATGCCTCACAGCAGGCGAGATGCTTCTCCAACCTCTGTGCTGCTTCCGGCTGGCAGAGGCCGTCTACGTACTCCACTATCACTTGTTCCCATTCCGTGCAGGTTCTCATCGCTCAATCTCCATACATATAGCTTGCCAGCGCATCCCGAAGCCGGGCGCGGGCGTGGAACAGGCGTGATTTCACCGTGCCCAGCGGGATACCCAGCGCCTGAGCAATCTCCTCGTAGGATAACGACTCCAGATCATGTAGCACCAGCACCTCGCGCATGGCTATCGGCAGGTGGTCTATTGCCTGCTGCAACAGGTCGCTCAATTCCTCGCGCAGCAACATCTTTTCCGGGTCGTAATGGGCATCCGGTATTTCGATGGAACACTCGTCCCCCTCATCCTTCTCACCATCGGCACGACGCCAGAGGGAGAGCCACCCCTTTTCGCGCTGGCGACGACGGTGCAGGTCACGGCACAGGTTGGTGGCGATACGGAACAGCCACGTTTGCAAACTGCTTTCTTCCCGAAAGTGGTGCAGTGCGCTCAATGCTTTGAGGAACACCTCTTGC contains these protein-coding regions:
- a CDS encoding RNA polymerase subunit sigma-24; translation: MRLSDADAALVARCKENDLSAFEEIVQRYQHKIYGYVKRLVLNETDAEDITQEVFLKALSALHHFREESSLQTWLFRIATNLCRDLHRRRQREKGWLSLWRRADGEKDEGDECSIEIPDAHYDPEKMLLREELSDLLQQAIDHLPIAMREVLVLHDLESLSYEEIAQALGIPLGTVKSRLFHARARLRDALASYMYGD